From Salinirubellus salinus, the proteins below share one genomic window:
- a CDS encoding MoaD/ThiS family protein gives MSTQATDPETRTNTTVDVKATGHVRRALEGEHRFEFTFEGTTLREFLEAFFEEHPGLAEMLVAETEADATPRGWVRRPESLPGTWRKNPEGEQTRPYARVLVNGKFNEHLGGFDTELSEGDRVALVYPFMYCC, from the coding sequence ATGAGCACGCAGGCGACGGACCCCGAGACGCGGACGAACACGACGGTGGACGTGAAGGCGACGGGCCACGTCCGCCGGGCACTGGAGGGCGAGCACCGCTTCGAGTTCACCTTCGAGGGGACGACGCTCCGCGAGTTCCTCGAGGCGTTCTTCGAGGAACATCCCGGCCTCGCCGAGATGCTCGTCGCCGAGACGGAGGCCGATGCCACCCCCCGCGGGTGGGTGCGACGCCCCGAGAGCCTCCCCGGCACGTGGCGGAAGAACCCCGAGGGCGAGCAGACGCGCCCCTACGCGCGGGTGCTGGTCAATGGGAAGTTCAACGAGCACCTCGGTGGCTTCGACACGGAACTGTCCGAGGGCGACCGGGTGGCGCTGGTCTACCCGTTCATGTACTGCTGTTAG
- a CDS encoding helix-turn-helix domain-containing protein — translation MPRARLTVTLPDVVWVGRLSRAYPETTFRVLSAFTTGEGGVGVLEVEGDEADPRVVVEAIEEQADVTEVTLLHAEAGRALVQFGTTQPQLLQAVQAAGAPVDLPVCIVDGAAELTVTAAHDRLAALGERLDAFGLAYQLESLDGDLHRTDPLTDGQRDLLATALAAGYYDTPRSTTLTEVAGEVERAKSTVSETLHRAESALVRSYFD, via the coding sequence GTGCCACGCGCCCGTCTCACCGTCACGCTGCCGGACGTCGTCTGGGTCGGCCGCCTCTCGCGGGCCTACCCCGAGACGACGTTCCGCGTGCTCTCGGCGTTCACCACCGGCGAGGGCGGCGTCGGCGTCCTCGAGGTCGAGGGGGACGAGGCCGACCCGCGGGTCGTCGTCGAGGCCATCGAGGAGCAGGCCGACGTGACGGAGGTGACCCTGCTCCACGCCGAGGCCGGCCGGGCGCTCGTCCAGTTCGGTACCACCCAGCCGCAGCTGTTGCAGGCCGTGCAGGCCGCCGGCGCCCCCGTCGACCTCCCGGTCTGCATCGTCGACGGGGCCGCCGAACTGACCGTGACGGCGGCTCACGACCGGCTGGCGGCGCTGGGCGAGCGACTCGACGCCTTCGGCCTCGCGTACCAGCTGGAGTCGCTGGACGGCGACCTGCACCGGACGGACCCGCTGACCGACGGCCAGCGCGACCTCCTCGCGACGGCGCTGGCGGCCGGCTACTACGACACGCCACGGAGCACGACGCTGACGGAGGTGGCCGGGGAGGTCGAGCGGGCGAAATCGACGGTCAGCGAGACGCTCCACCGCGCGGAGTCGGCGCTGGTGCGGTCGTACTTCGACTGA